One Candidatus Nanopelagicales bacterium genomic window, TAGAGCCAACCTCAGCGCGTGCTCGCGACCTGTCTTGGTCAGCAAGTGCGCCTCGGTCCCCGCTAGGTCGATGGTCGCTGGCAACAAGTCCATGCCATCATCGGTCGGCCGGATCACCATGCCCGCTGGTACGCGTTCGAGCAGCACGTCATGCAGGCTCATGTCCAGCGTCTCGGGATCGAGTCCGAGCGAGAATGTCAGGCACGCCTGCGGGTCAAGATCGACCACGAGAACCTTCTGGCCGAGCTCAGCCAGAGCGGCTCCGATGGAAGCCACGGTGGTGGTCTTGGCGACGCCACCCTTCTGGTTGGCAACCGCAATGATTCGCGCCACGTGAACCCCCACTGTCCTTCGTTCGCTGTCTCCACGCACATCATAGAGTGCTTTGGTGAGCACGCCTCCATTCGTCCGCCTGCCTGTCGGCGTCGAACGTGTCGAGATCGCGACCAGACGCGGCAAGCTTGCCGGCTTGCGCGCTGAGACGGACGGCCCGTCAGTCATCCTCGTTCCCGGCTTCACCGGTAGCAAGGAGGATTTCATCGCCGTGCTGGAGCCGCTGCGGGATCTTGGCTGGTCGGTTCTGGCCATCGATCAACTCGGGCAATTCGAAAGTACCGGGCCAGATGACGAGAGCGCCTACAGCTTGGACGCCCTGAGCGAGGATCTTGCCGCGGTAGCCGAGCGTCTCGACGGCCCTGTGCACTTGGTCGGCCATTCGCTTGGAGGCGCTGTGTGCCGACAGGCCACGATCGCCAGGCCGGAGCTGTTCGCGAGCCTGACGTTCCTCGGCACTGGACCCGGACCGCTGCCGACCAGCAATCACCACATGCTCAATGCTCTGCTCGGCACTATCCCCCGGCTGTCACTGGAGCGGATCTGGCAGATCAAGCTCAAGCAAGACGTGGCAGCGGGCATCCCCCAGCCACCCCCGGCCATCCTCGACTTCCTCCACGAACGCTGGATCCGAACGAACGGCTGGGCCCTGTCCGCGACGGCACGACTACTGATGGAACTGCCGGACCGCACCGCCGAGCTGCTGCACGCGGCTCGGACCGCGGATGTGCGCATCATGGTCGCGTTCGGGTCCGGGGATACCGACGCGTGGCCAGTGCACGAGCAGAGCGAAATGGCCGTGCGGCTGGACGCGACCTGTGTGGAGATCCCGGAAGCCGAGCACAGTCCAGCGGCGGAGAACCCGGCAGATACCGCTGCGGTGCTGGATAGGTTCTGGCGGAACCACCCCCAGTGAGGGATGCCAAGCCAGCCTGCGTGAGGAAGTCAACTCGGCGCCGAATGTGTGAAGCGACCGGCGCGGGGTATCCAGGGCGCGTGGACTTCCTTCTGCCTTTGGAGAGCGACCCGCAAGCAGCGGGGCATGCGAGGCAAGCCGTCAAGCACAAGCTGACGGAATGGGGTCACACCAAATGTCTCGATGACGCGCTGCTTGTCGTATCCGAACTCGTGGCGAACGCCATCCGGCACGGGGGAAGTCCTGTAGCTCTGCACCTGATGGTGCGCACGCCAGTGGTGTTGATCGGCGTGCAGGACGGAAGCCCGACGACGCCCCCAACGCCTCGCGCCCTAACCGACACACACACTGGCGGGCGGGGCATGCACCTGATATCCGCTGTGTGCAAGCGCTGGTGGTGGTACCAGTGCGAGAAAACCAAGATCGTCTGGGCCGAGATCCCCCTAGCGGCGTGACCTCGGCGGCGTGACCTCGGCGGCGTGACTCAGGCTGCCCTGTCTCTGGCGAGCTGTTCCAGCATCGCCAGCACGTCCCGCGGGTCCGCCAGCCGGTAGGTCGCCTTCGACTCACCAGGGCCGACCTTGATCCCGACATCGCCATCGCGCAGCCGGGCGAACCCCTTCTCGTCGGTGACGTCATCCCCTATGAACATGACGCGACTCGCGGCGAAGGACTCCCGCAGGATGTCCAGGGCCCGCCCCTTGTCCGTGTCGATCACCGCGAGCTCAATCACTTCCTTGCCGGGAGTCGCCTGGACCCCCGGAAGTGAAGCGGGCCCGGCCGTCACGTTCGAAATCACCCGGCTGGCGTCGGGCCGCGAGCACCGGCGCACATGCACCGCGACGCTGGCTGGCTTGGCTTCGACGGACGCGCCTGGCACACCCGCCGCAATCTCAGTGACCTCCGCGACGAGACGCCGCAGCAGCTGTCGTTGAGCACCCGTGACATCGAACGAGTCATCGAGCTCGCTTCCGTGGCTACCCACCAGAACAATCGGGTCGGCGAAGCCTGACAACGCCGTTAGGTCGGCCCTGGATCGTCCCGACACGACAGCAACGGTTGTCCCGGCGGTAGCGGCCAACCGCGCCAAGACCGCGGCGGCATCGGGTAGAGGGACCGCCTGAGACGGATCGTCAACTATCGGGGCGAGAGTGCCGTCGTAGTCAACGCACACCAGCAGGCCTTTCTCGGCGGCGACCTTGTGGACTGCGGCGCCCAAGCCCGCGGAATCCCCATCGTCGGCGATCGTCACCGATCGCCCTCGAGTCGACGTAGGAACTCCGCGGCCCATCGCGCGACGTCGTATTCGAACACCGAGTGACGCAGGGCGCTCATCCGCCGACCAGACTCTTCCGCCGGCGAACAAGCGGCATCCACGATGCTGGTCTTCAGGCCAGCGATGTCATACGGGTTGACCAGCCATGCCTCCGGCATCTGCTGCGCCGCACCGGTGAACTCGCTCAGTACCAGGGCTCCATCGTCACCCTCGCGGCAAGCCACGTACTCCTTCGCGACCAGGTTCATGCCGTCCCTGAGCGGCGTCACGAGCATCACGTCCGCTGCGACATACATCGCCACGAGCTCGTCGCGTGGCATCTGCTGATGAAGGTAGTGAATGGGAGTGACGCCGAGTTTGCCGATGTCACCGTTGGCGCGGCTGACGAGCGACTCGATCCCGTCGCGCATCCGCCGGTACTCCTCCACGCCCTCGCGGCTCGGAGTGGCGACCTGCAGAAAGACCGTCTTCTCCGGGTCGAGGTCGCCGTCCAGCAACAGCTCGGTGACTGCTTGGATCCGTACGTCGATGCCCTTGGTGTAGTCCAAGCGGTCAATGCCAAGCAGCAGCAGTTCCGGTTCGCCGAGGTCGATCCGGATCTGCCGGGCACGCTCGATCACGTCCGGGTCGGCAGCCAGGTCCGCGTAATCCTGTACTCGGATTCCGATCGGGAAGTCGTCGACCCGCACAATCCTCGTGCCGGACAACTCATCGACCACAACCCGGTCGCCGCCGGTCTTGAGCGCCAGGAACTTGCGGACCAGACGCATGAAGTTCAACGCGCCCTCATTGGTCTGGAAACCGATCAGGTCAGCGCCGAGGAGCCCCTCCAGGATCGTGCGCCGCCATGGGAGCTGGCTGAACAACTCCGGCGGCGGGAACGGGATGTGAAGGAAGAAGCCGATCTTCAGGTCCGGGCGAAGGAGCCTGAGCATCATCGGGACCAGCTGCAGCTGGTAGTCATGGACCCACACCACCGCCCCGCGCGGCGCCACCTGGGCGGCCCTGCGCGCGAACTTCTCGTTGACCCTGCGATACGCCTCGAACTGCTTGCGGTGGTAGGCCGGAGTGGCGATGACGTCGTGGTACAGCGGCCAAATCGCCCCGTTGGAGAAGCCCTCGTAGTAGGCACTGAATTCGGACGGGGTCAACAGCAACTCGTCAAGCGCCATATCCCCGGCACCTTCGGGCGGCGGCGGCGTTTCCTGGGTCCTGCGGTCCTCGAAGCGGCCACTCCACCCGATCCAAGTCGACACCCGATCCCGCAGGACAGATTCCATCGCCGTGACCAGGCCACCGGGAGCCTTGCGCCAGCCCGTATCCTCATCGTATTCCAGCGGAAGGCGGTTGGCCACGACGACCAGCGCCCGGCCGTTGTCCCGGTCAAGTCCAGGTCCAACGGCACGCTGCCAATCGAGATGCTCAGTCATGCCAAGCCCCGCCTAGGCGCCTCCATTCGGGCGCTCACCGACAGGACCACTCCCTGGCACCGCACCGGATCCGGGCTGGGCCGCAGGAGGCCAGGCGCTGGCGAGACCGAGGATATCGCGGGCCTTCGGAAGCTGTTCGGTGTCACACAAGACGTCATAGCGGGCGGCTTGTAGAGCCTGGCGGCTGATGAAGTCGCGCTTCCCGTGCGTGAACGCGTATGACACTAGGCCGAACACGATGCCGAACCCGGCGCCGTACAGCAATCCGAGCAGCACTAGCTGGGTCGGCGCCATGTCCTGAGATGCGAAGAAGCTGACGAACAGGCCAACGAGTACCCCGAGCCAGGCGAACGTAGCCATGCCACCCACAGCGGCGCGGGCCCAGGACATGCGTCCGAGGACCGACTCCACTAGGCGCAGGTCAACGCCAACGATGGCGACATGCTGAACGGGAAAGTGGTTGTCGCTGAGGGTGTCCACTGCCTTCTGCGCGCCCGCGTACTCGTCAAACGACGCCAGGACAGGCCGTTTCGTGATCTCGGCACCGAAGTCAAGAGGCGGCATGGCTGCCACCGTACACGGAATTCGGGCGCCGAGGCTCTTCGGTCACTGCCGCAGGCGGTACTCCTCGAGCAGTCGGCGACCAATGACCATGCGCTGGATGTCGGCCGTTCCCTCACCAATGAGCAGCATGGGCGCGTCCCTATAGAGCCGCTCAATCTCGTACTCCTTGGAGTAGCCGTAGCCGCCGTGGATCCGGAAGGAGTCCTGGACGACCTCGTTGCAGTACTCCGCGGCCACCATCTTGGCCATGCCGGCCTCGACGTCGTTGCGCTCGCCCGAGTCCTTGGTGCGCGCGGCGCGGACCATCATCGTGTGGGCGGTCTCGACCTTGGTCGCCATCTCCGCGAGCCGGAACAAGATCGCCTGGTGCTCGGCGATCTGCTTGCCGAAGGTCTCGCGGGTCTGGGCGTAGGCGACGGCGAGCTCGAAGGCCCGGTTGGCGATCCCGCAGGCACGCGCGGCGACGTTGACGCGGCCCACCTCGACGCCGTCCATCATCTGGTAGAAACCCCGGCCCGGTTCCCCACCAAGCAGCCGATCCGCGGGCAGGCGGAAGTTCTCCATGACCAACTCGGTCGTGTCCACGCCCTTGTAGCCCATTTTGTCGATCTTTCCGGGAATGGTCAGACCGGGCAGGACCTCCCCGAAGCCGGCCGGCTTCTCGATCAGGAAGGTCGAC contains:
- a CDS encoding alpha/beta fold hydrolase, coding for MSTPPFVRLPVGVERVEIATRRGKLAGLRAETDGPSVILVPGFTGSKEDFIAVLEPLRDLGWSVLAIDQLGQFESTGPDDESAYSLDALSEDLAAVAERLDGPVHLVGHSLGGAVCRQATIARPELFASLTFLGTGPGPLPTSNHHMLNALLGTIPRLSLERIWQIKLKQDVAAGIPQPPPAILDFLHERWIRTNGWALSATARLLMELPDRTAELLHAARTADVRIMVAFGSGDTDAWPVHEQSEMAVRLDATCVEIPEAEHSPAAENPADTAAVLDRFWRNHPQ
- a CDS encoding ATP-binding protein; translated protein: MDFLLPLESDPQAAGHARQAVKHKLTEWGHTKCLDDALLVVSELVANAIRHGGSPVALHLMVRTPVVLIGVQDGSPTTPPTPRALTDTHTGGRGMHLISAVCKRWWWYQCEKTKIVWAEIPLAA
- the otsB gene encoding trehalose-phosphatase; translation: MTIADDGDSAGLGAAVHKVAAEKGLLVCVDYDGTLAPIVDDPSQAVPLPDAAAVLARLAATAGTTVAVVSGRSRADLTALSGFADPIVLVGSHGSELDDSFDVTGAQRQLLRRLVAEVTEIAAGVPGASVEAKPASVAVHVRRCSRPDASRVISNVTAGPASLPGVQATPGKEVIELAVIDTDKGRALDILRESFAASRVMFIGDDVTDEKGFARLRDGDVGIKVGPGESKATYRLADPRDVLAMLEQLARDRAA
- a CDS encoding trehalose-6-phosphate synthase, translating into MTEHLDWQRAVGPGLDRDNGRALVVVANRLPLEYDEDTGWRKAPGGLVTAMESVLRDRVSTWIGWSGRFEDRRTQETPPPPEGAGDMALDELLLTPSEFSAYYEGFSNGAIWPLYHDVIATPAYHRKQFEAYRRVNEKFARRAAQVAPRGAVVWVHDYQLQLVPMMLRLLRPDLKIGFFLHIPFPPPELFSQLPWRRTILEGLLGADLIGFQTNEGALNFMRLVRKFLALKTGGDRVVVDELSGTRIVRVDDFPIGIRVQDYADLAADPDVIERARQIRIDLGEPELLLLGIDRLDYTKGIDVRIQAVTELLLDGDLDPEKTVFLQVATPSREGVEEYRRMRDGIESLVSRANGDIGKLGVTPIHYLHQQMPRDELVAMYVAADVMLVTPLRDGMNLVAKEYVACREGDDGALVLSEFTGAAQQMPEAWLVNPYDIAGLKTSIVDAACSPAEESGRRMSALRHSVFEYDVARWAAEFLRRLEGDR
- a CDS encoding magnesium transporter, whose protein sequence is MPPLDFGAEITKRPVLASFDEYAGAQKAVDTLSDNHFPVQHVAIVGVDLRLVESVLGRMSWARAAVGGMATFAWLGVLVGLFVSFFASQDMAPTQLVLLGLLYGAGFGIVFGLVSYAFTHGKRDFISRQALQAARYDVLCDTEQLPKARDILGLASAWPPAAQPGSGAVPGSGPVGERPNGGA
- a CDS encoding acyl-CoA dehydrogenase family protein is translated as MARLTQTDGLTDIQQEILGAVREFVDNEIIPVAQELEHADEYPTQIVEGLKEMGIFGLMIPEEYGGLGESLLTYALCVEEIARGWMSVSGIINTHFIVAYLLKQHGTDEQKAHFLPRMATGEVRGSFSMSEPNCGSDVSAITSRAVRDGDDYVLNGQKMWLTNGGSSTLCAVLMRTDAEASADTSIYRKMSTFLIEKPAGFGEVLPGLTIPGKIDKMGYKGVDTTELVMENFRLPADRLLGGEPGRGFYQMMDGVEVGRVNVAARACGIANRAFELAVAYAQTRETFGKQIAEHQAILFRLAEMATKVETAHTMMVRAARTKDSGERNDVEAGMAKMVAAEYCNEVVQDSFRIHGGYGYSKEYEIERLYRDAPMLLIGEGTADIQRMVIGRRLLEEYRLRQ